From the genome of Fibrobacter sp. UWH6:
TGACGAAAATCTTATTTTTTTACCTATATTTTCTTATGTCGAACCTAACCGACAATTTCTTTACTAAGGAGTATACAATGAAAAAAGGTCTCATTACCCTTCTCTGCGCAGGCATGATCGTTCTTACCGGTTGCTATGGCAAGAATGCTTGCTTCAACAAGATTCACCAGTGGAACGGCACCCTCGGTGACAAGTGGATCAACTCCATCGTCCACTTCTTCCTGATGGTTATCCCGGTTTACGGTATCGCTCTCGGCCTGGTTGACGGTCTCGTTCTTAACACTGTTGAATTCTGGACTGGCTCCAACCCCCTCGCTGCTGACGACAACTACTATGAAAAGGATGCTCAGGGCAACGAAATTGCAGCTGTGAAGAACGCAGACGGCACCATGTCTGTTGAAATCACCACCGCTAAGGGTGAAAAGGCTAACCTCATGCTCCAGCGCGATGAAAACGTTGTCCGCGCTCTCGCTGCAGAAGGCAACTTGGTTGCTCAGTACGATATCGCTAAGTAATTCTTAGTTATAACGAGCTTAAAAGGCCTCCCGCCATGGCGGGGGGCTTTGCTTTTATTATCTTAGAGCTATAATGTTAGGGCGTGTTCATAAAAATGCAGGTTGGGTGTCTGCAGTTCTTGCCATGGTCGCTTTGTATCTGGCGGCCTGCGTGGACGATTATGTCGCCCGCGGCAATGCGGCCCTGCGTATCGGCGACTTTGAACGGGCCATTTCCAATTTTTCGAAGGCTCTTGACGAAGATCCGGCTAATCGGGATGCCCGTTATGGCCTGGCTCTATCTTATTATACTACAGCTGAAGATGGGGAACGTCTGCGGCTTCCGTCTTTTGACCTGTGGAGTCGAGCCGCCCGTGAATTCAAGATCCTTTCTAGAGTGGATAGCAGCGGACGGATTAACGCTAACTATTCGACCTGCCTTTTTTACCTGGCCCGTGCGACCTTGGCCCAAAACGAGGGGGCCAATGTGCTTCCGTTGTTGGACCAGTCGATTCAGCTGGATAGCGTCAACTACTTCAGCTACAATCTGAAGGGGCTGATACTTTCCCATCGGGGACGGGGGAACGATTTGGAACAGGCCAAGAAGATTTTTATCCATATCGTGACACACGACCCGGATTTTATTT
Proteins encoded in this window:
- a CDS encoding DUF3332 family protein; the protein is MKKGLITLLCAGMIVLTGCYGKNACFNKIHQWNGTLGDKWINSIVHFFLMVIPVYGIALGLVDGLVLNTVEFWTGSNPLAADDNYYEKDAQGNEIAAVKNADGTMSVEITTAKGEKANLMLQRDENVVRALAAEGNLVAQYDIAK
- a CDS encoding lipopolysaccharide assembly protein LapB; its protein translation is MLGRVHKNAGWVSAVLAMVALYLAACVDDYVARGNAALRIGDFERAISNFSKALDEDPANRDARYGLALSYYTTAEDGERLRLPSFDLWSRAAREFKILSRVDSSGRINANYSTCLFYLARATLAQNEGANVLPLLDQSIQLDSVNYFSYNLKGLILSHRGRGNDLEQAKKIFIHIVTHDPDFISAYVNLGNVYWEEGDVESAWDIWSMGLEKAPNHEDLLRWTRVAEDSLKAMVLSGEL